The sequence GGTGCGGCGCGGCGAGGTGATCGGCTACGTGGGCGACACCGGCAACGCGCAGCCGGGCGACTTCCACCTGCACTTTTCCGTGTCGCTCCTGAACGACGCGCGGCAGTGGTGGCGGGGCACCCCCCTGAACCCGTACGCGCTCCTCACCGGGAAGGAAGTAGACGGGCTGAACTGAGCGCTCCGCCCGGCAGTCCGCGCCCGCGGGGGATCTTCGGATCTCCCGCGGGCGTCTACTTTTACGGTGGTTCCTGAGCCACGGCGACGCCGGCCGGCTAAAACTTGGTTATTGACGTGTCGGTGCGGAGCGTTTATTATCGGACACAGAGCACAACGCCAGGGCACCTCGTCACCCATCCCCGGCCGGCTCCCACCCCGCCCCCCGGCGGCCACGTAGTCCTCCGCACCCCGCTCTCCCCACCGGGACGCCACGGGCGCAGCGACGGCGGACACGCGTGCACCGGACTCACCGCTACGCCTTTCGGAGGATAGTCCCGTGGACGACCGCGCCCTGCTCCAGACCGAGCTGTTCACCCACCATGTCGGCACCTTCGCGCAGCCGACCGGGCCCGACCTCCTCCGCCGCACGGAGGCCTTCTTCGAGTGGCAGGACACGCGCCGAGAGCTGGGGCTCTGGCCCTACTCCCGGAGCCTGGACTACGCGCCCACCGCGGAGTGCGTCGTGCGCAACGAGAGCGGCGAGGCCACCGCCGGGATCAACTTCGCCTCGCAGGACTACCTGGGGCTCGCCTCGCACCCAGCCATCGCGGAGGCGGCGCACCGCGCCATCCGCGACTACGGCCCGCACAGCGCGGGCTCCGGGATGTTCGCGGGGAACACCACCCCGTCGCTGCGGCTGGAGAAGGCGCTCGGGGAGGCGCTGGAAGCGCCGTACGTGGCGCTCTTCTCCTCCGGGTGGGGCGCCGGGTTCGGCGTCGTCACCGCCCTGGTTCGCCCCTCCGACCACGTGGTGATGGACGCGCTGGCGCACTCCTGCCTGCAGACCGGCGCCGCCGCGGCCACCCAGAACGTGCACCGCTTCCGCCACCTGGACAACGGGGGGGTGCGCCGGCGCCTGCACGCGATCCGCTCCCGGGACGCGGAGAACGGGATCCTGGTGGTCACGGAGGGGCTCTTCTCCATGGACTCGGACGTCCCCGCCATCGAGGAGCTGCAGGGGATCTGCCGCGAGTACGGGGCCACGCTCCTGGTGGACATGGCCCACGACTTCGGCGCGCGGGGGCCGCGGGGGACGGGGAGCGTCGGCGCGCAGGAGATGCTGGGCAAGGTGGACCTGGTGATGGGCGCCTTCTCCAAGACCTTCGCCTCCAACGGCGGGTACGTGGCGTCGCGCTCGGCGGCGGTGCGGCAGTACGTGCGCGTGTTCGGCGCGCCGCACATCTTCTCCAACGCCATCTCCCCGGTGCAGGCCACCGTGGTCCGCGAGGCGCTGGAGATCGTCCGCTCCGACGAGGGGGACCACCTCCGCGAGCGGCTGATGCACAACGTGAACGCGCTTCGCAACCATCTCGCCCGCCGCGGGATCCAGTGCATCGGGATCCCCTCCGCGGTGGTCCCGGTGCCCATCGGCGACGCACCGACGGCCCGGATCGCGGGGCGCCTGGTGGCCGGGCGGCACGTGTTCGCCAACCTGGTGGAGTTCCCGGCCGTGCCGCTCAAGGGGGCGCGCTTCCGCATGCAGGTGATGGCCACGCACACCGACGAGC is a genomic window of Longimicrobiaceae bacterium containing:
- a CDS encoding aminotransferase class I/II-fold pyridoxal phosphate-dependent enzyme, which gives rise to MDDRALLQTELFTHHVGTFAQPTGPDLLRRTEAFFEWQDTRRELGLWPYSRSLDYAPTAECVVRNESGEATAGINFASQDYLGLASHPAIAEAAHRAIRDYGPHSAGSGMFAGNTTPSLRLEKALGEALEAPYVALFSSGWGAGFGVVTALVRPSDHVVMDALAHSCLQTGAAAATQNVHRFRHLDNGGVRRRLHAIRSRDAENGILVVTEGLFSMDSDVPAIEELQGICREYGATLLVDMAHDFGARGPRGTGSVGAQEMLGKVDLVMGAFSKTFASNGGYVASRSAAVRQYVRVFGAPHIFSNAISPVQATVVREALEIVRSDEGDHLRERLMHNVNALRNHLARRGIQCIGIPSAVVPVPIGDAPTARIAGRLVAGRHVFANLVEFPAVPLKGARFRMQVMATHTDEQVHHAASVVADAIAEARAYVTGEVAEAAREEAAVAA